A stretch of DNA from Marinitoga hydrogenitolerans DSM 16785:
AGAAAGAAAAATATTTTGAAAAGATATTTGAAAAAAAATTAGAAGAATGGAGAAATATTAGATTAAAATATTCATATTGGTATAATTTTGGAAAAGAAGTGCCGATGTTTGTAAATACATTATCTTCTTTTATAATAATGAGCATTGGTGCATATTATGTAATTTCACAAAAAATGACATTGGGAAGTTTAATAATGTTCTCACAATATTTAAGTATGCTTTTTGAACCATTAAGTCAAATTACTCAGGCAATTGTAGAAAAACAATCAAATAAAGGAATATTAAATAGAATAAATAATTTTTATAATTATAATGAAGAAAAAAAATTAGTCTTAGAAAATGGTAATAAAGATAATATTATAGAAATAAAGGATTGTACAATATATACGGAAAATAAAGAAAAATTATTAGAAATAGAAGATTTTATAATAAATAAAAGTAATGGATTATATATTATAAAAGGAAAAAATGGAAGTGGAAAAACAACTATTTTAAATTTATTAACGCAAATAGCTTCACCTGAAATAATCAAGAAAAATAAAAAGAATTCTACATTTTATTTTTCTAAAGAGTTTATTGAAAGTTGTTCATATTTATATAATCCTGTATATCTTTTTGAAGGTGATGTTAAAACAAATATTATATTTAACAATACAGAAGATCCCCAATATCTAAAAGAGATAATTTCTATGCTAAATATAAATAATTTAGATAAAAAAATAAATTTTCAAAATTTGAATATTTCATTGGGTGAAAAACAGAAAATACATCTGGCAAGAGTTTTGTATTTTTCAAAAGATAAAAATATTTTATTATTAGATGAGCCACTTTCAAATCTTGATTATAAAACCAAGGAAAATATTAAAGACTATTTGGGTAAATTAAAAGAGGAAAAAATAATACTGGTTGTATCCCATGAAAACCTATTCGATG
This window harbors:
- a CDS encoding ABC transporter transmembrane domain-containing protein, encoding MKKILDFREKKNLIKIIKLIIFSFIGISLYYILPLFTKYLIDDIISTNSIKELKIWLFLGSGFSVFLHLYIFYFLKYQWDKIPLYFSVKLKKIILEKIFKIKKYNYKDFDKGQLLNYLISDSGTYANVMITYLGTLTIGILRVITGYIILFIINPILSLISAIFIPLYVFSMGINKKKLEQYSKLERIKADEFITNANKNIEGKIHINLYQKEKYFEKIFEKKLEEWRNIRLKYSYWYNFGKEVPMFVNTLSSFIIMSIGAYYVISQKMTLGSLIMFSQYLSMLFEPLSQITQAIVEKQSNKGILNRINNFYNYNEEKKLVLENGNKDNIIEIKDCTIYTENKEKLLEIEDFIINKSNGLYIIKGKNGSGKTTILNLLTQIASPEIIKKNKKNSTFYFSKEFIESCSYLYNPVYLFEGDVKTNIIFNNTEDPQYLKEIISMLNINNLDKKINFQNLNISLGEKQKIHLARVLYFSKDKNILLLDEPLSNLDYKTKENIKDYLGKLKEEKIILVVSHENLFDDIANKIYNIIDNKILEERKEVIE